The region ttcaatcaTTCCAGGTTTGAAGAAACAAGATGGGCTACCATATGGCTGTGTCCATCGCAGGGGGCATCCTAAAATCTCTTGGTGGGTGGGAAAGCCCCTGACAGTGCTGGCACGCATCCAAGGCTGGATCTGACTCTCACATTGCATGACACCAAGAACCCAGATTCCTTCACCccagattaaaaaacaacaacaacaacaactaaaagaGAAGGGCCCCTGTAGGGCTGTGTCCAGCCCAGGGGACATCCTAAAATCTCTTGGTGGGTGGAGCACTGAGTGGATAATGTGCATGAACTTTTATTGGAATAGCAGGAGGTTTCAGATGCTAATAACTCTTGCTCAAGCTTTTTGGTGCCTTTAGGTTCCCCCACCTGAAATTTCTGCCACACAGGAAACCTCCCACATGCCTAGTCAACATGCCTCTCTGGGAGCACATGGGTCACAGTGACTCTCTGGAAGGCCTGGACAGGTGCCTGGACCAACTGGTCTGAGAGTCAAACCTAAagtggtttgtgtgtgttgtgtgtgtgtgtgtgtgtgtctgtgtgtctgtgtgtctgtgtgtgtctgtatctgtgtctgtgtatgattctctgtgtgtgtgtctctctctgtgtatgtctgtgtctgtgtgtgtgtgatgatgtggatgtgatgtgtgatgtgtatgtgtgtgtgtgttcatgactTCACAGATGACGCTTGAAAAGGCGTAAGGAACAGATGCTCGCTATTATGCAATCTAGAAACAACATAATGACACTGCTTTTCGTGGGGGATGATGAGAACAAGAcactttgtttcaaaatatttgtcCTCTTTCGTTTTAATACaacagtccctctgaatgtgtccTAGAACTGGAGCATATTATGTACATTGATTAAATTTTACCTTATAATGATGTCTCACGAGGAAATTACACAGCGATTTGAAACCCATTTTTGCCAGTTTTGCTAAGTTCCCTTCACTGTGTtttgtatgtaatatatacacTGAAGTCCAGCTCTCCAATTTCACATCAAGGTCATAACCACTGAAATTCTTGActgaaagaaaggaggcagataTTCTTGTCATTGACAGATTGTTTCCCTCTATTAATAGCAATTGTTTTTCCAAGTAGAAAACTAAAGTTGAGGGAACTTTACAGTAATGGTTTCAAGATTGTATTTCAATACAGAGCTCAAGAAGAACTTTCTTCAGGGCAACAGTGAAAGATTCACAGCGATCATCACAGAGTCTTTTGAAACTTTGGAGCTGAAATTTGAGGATGTTCTAAAAATCCAGTGCGAGCAAAGGTACGGTTGTTGCTTCTTGGTGCTGTTATCCCAGATGCTTTGATATTTGGTTAGTAAGCACGATGGCTAGAGGTTGAGGAATAGCCGTGACCCCCACGGGCCAGAAGCTCAGTTGGATAACGTGTTCGGCTTGGCACTTCTGTATAGGGTAGACTTCCTTTAGTCAAGTTATACCCTCACATCGTAACCGAAGTCAGCTGAGTTTCCCAGGCATGAATTACGATGACCAAGTTTTAACACATTGCTTTTGAGTCAGTGGAACAGTATGAAAGGTGTATGCATGGCGTGAATGTGCTGGGCACGTTGAGCTTGAAATCCTCAAAGCATTCATCCCACAGTCAGTCAAGCGTCTTTTCGATGCCATAGAAATGAAAAGCCCATGCCTCCAATGTCGTATAGCTATCAGGAGTTTTTTNNNNNNNNNNNNNNNNNNNNNNNNNNNNNNGGGACAACGTGAGGAAGAACGGGTAGGCCACCTCAGAAGTctctgatgggagcagatgggcATGCTCCTTGGACCTGTTCTtcagaaagagagaactaaccACAAGTCGTGTCTGTCAGACAGACGAATATTTGTGGAAAGATAGTAAAACAATAGTTCTTCCTGAGTTTTCTGGCACAAAGGCATGTGAAGATACTTCTCTCTCAGCAGGGAGGAGCAAAAGCTGcgatgtaaaatgaaataatccaCATCAGCTTCCTTTTCCCTGTCTGCATAGTTTAGATGCCATTTCCCCATCCTCCGCCTATAGCGTTAGTGAGGGCAAGTCAGTCGTGCTTCGAATGCACTTTCTTCATATTGGGATGGAATATCGCACTGTTCCTTGCTATCATTTGCAGGCAGAAACTTTATCAAGAATATTCTCTTCAGATGaagactttgaaaagaaagttatCCGAGGATGCAGCCGAAGTCAAGAAACATGCAAAAAAACTCGCTGTGAGTATCAAGCAGCTTAGCTTTCAAGGAATCCATTGTGTCAGCATCAGAAGTAGCAGGGCTTCCTGCAGCCAGTCTGGAGGGAAGGGACAAGACAAGAACTTAGGGAGGCAAGCAGGGTGGTGGATGTGGTGACAGGAGACTGGCCACTGACCGTTTCCCCCTGGATTGTTCTTCTCCCGCAGAGAGATGATAAGGTCAGGGATGGGTTAGCAGCCAGCGTGGTGGGGGGCAGGTGAGCAGGCACTGCCTGGAGAGTACAGGAGAAGGTATGGGATTGTATCCTAAGAGGGAGTCCTTTCTGATCCACCCAAGAAGTGAAGACACCAGGGCAGGAGGCCCACCAGAGCCTTCTGACACAGTGACgagggaggcagagtgagagcAGTCCCTGTGGCTGCGGCAGAGCAGGTGGAGGCTTAGCGTTCAGTGCTTGGAGTTCAGACCAGCCCACTCCCAGAGGTGAGGAAGGCAAGGCTTTAATCCGTGATGGCCATGGGATGAATGACTCCCCTTTAACCTGGAGATTTGAATGAGGTTTTTATGAGGTTTGGGGCACAAATTCCTGACACCGAACAGTGCCATCTTTGAGGGAATCTTCCTTCCTGGTGGAGGATGGAGCTGCCCTCCTGGAGATTCTGACTTCCAAAGGTGGGGTGGCCAAGGCTGGgatgaggagggagatggaggtgCCTCCCTTCCCCCCGTCCAGTCCAGTGGGCAGGAGCATGGCTCCTGCAATCCCACCGTTTGGAATGCAGTCACGGTTCAGTCCCTCGCTAGTCATGCTCACGCGGGAAAATAATTTATCTCTGTGTCTCAGATGGCTAGGCATGAGAGGAGAGATACTTAAGGTCCCCATCTCACGGAATTGGTTTCAAAATACTCTTCTAGATGTGCATTCTTATATTGGTCCAGCACATTATCCGACGTAAGTCTTACAGAATCCTTCCCTGTTAAGCAGGGCAGCTGTGGGCTCTACTCTTACTGGCAAGAACAAAAGGGAGTGGGTTCCTCTGTAGGGTGTGAGAGACGATGGGGCCTCTCAGGGTGATTTCTATAAACAAAGGGTTCACCAGCTATGGCAGCCTCTAATGGATGGGTTTTCAAGTCTTCAGAAACTAACAGCAATGTTTTAGATACTGTTACGTAGGAAAACGTTCCATTAAATGAATGCGATTCTCATTACTACGGTAATTTTTTAGTTTTAGATAACTCATGTGGAGTGGTCATTGTGTTTGAAAAATTACTAGTTGTTTCCTTGTATATGTTTTGCATAAATATGATACAGGGTCGTGTTTTGTGATATTTCTGAGTTTTCCTGTATTGTTCTTAGATCTTTTACTGTCTGTGTTGCAGAATATCTTTAAGGAGCAGCAAAAATTTATTCATCAATCTCTGGGTGTTCAgaagaagagaatggaagaaTTTAAAGATCTGTGTGAACAGTACTTGGAGGTCTGTTGTACATTCTGAAAGCAACCCCCACACAGGGGCATTGAATACTCCGGCGTTCCTCCCATGCTTTGGCTTATACCTTCGGAAAGTTACCTGTAAACATCTCCCTGtaggcagaggtttctgtcccgcccggtcccgcagtcattcagtcccaaagaagcacacagagacctacattatttataaactggttggcctattggctcagTCTTCTCATTAACTCTCTTATCTTACAtctcaacccataattcttgtctgtgttagccacgtggcttggtaccttttatcagcgaggcattctcaccTTGTCTCCTTTTGGACTGGGTGACAACTGAagactgaccctttcctcttcccggaattctcctgttctcgtggccgcacctctatttcctgcctggctactggccagtcagggTTGTATTAAAACAGTGCAAGACCGTTTTACCAGAGCATCTTCCAGCATTTTCCTCATGGTGTCATGGTTCCATGTAAACCTAAGTACAAAATGAGTTTTACTTTTAGAGTTCACATATGGTGGGTAGAGTCCTTTGAAGCAGGAATTGCTGCCTTGGCGATTTCATCCAGAGTTGTTCGTATTGTATGGTGCATTGATGCCTTTCAGACCGTCTGTTCTAGTCTCACAGTGCATTTTCCCTTGGGTGTGTATGTGCGCTGAGGTACACGCACGTGCACGTTCTTCTGGGTGTGTGTGCGAAGGTCAGAAGCCAACCAACCTTGGGAGTCCTCGGTCACTCTCCTTcgtatctttttgagacaggatggctcactgaacctggaactcgcTTGCCACTGTGGCTAGGCTGGCTCTTCACCAGGTCACAGGGGTGGCGGGCCCTGCGGAAGAGGTCTTGCAAAGTTTTATAAGCACCCCCCGCCCAGCATTTAACACAAGCATTTAGATGTGGCATGTGCTATTTCACTCACTACTGAAGGCACTGTGGGGATGGAATCCTTGAGTTTTAATTTCATGGTGTTCATTGGTACATGGCAAGCTACTCCAGCTCCAAAAGAAATGAGTGAGTGGCAGTAAATGAGCTCATGCCTCATGCTCTCTGCTTTCATTGGGTTTCATTTGCTCTTCTTCTTGATTTGCGGGGAGAGGGATCCTGGGATCTCCCACATGCTAGGTAGGCAAAGCACCCTTCCCCgatcccctcccccttccactgcTAATGCCGCATGGTTGAACTTTCAGCAGTGGGTTGTGGAGTGGTAACGTCTGTGTCTCTTTGGTGGGTGATGGATCTCCACGTTGCACATGTTGTATGCTTGATTTGGAATAATCAGAGCATGTCTTTTCACCACATTACTCCCTTTTAAATATTGCTGTTCGCATTTGTAAACAAAATGACCAGGGCTGATTTCTGCCCATGTCTCTTTTACTTTAGAAACTTGTAAGACTGAGGGATTCTCGGGGAGATTGCCTGGTTGAAGAGCTGAGACGTCTAATAGCCACCTTGGAAATAAAACTGCTGCTGCTGAACGTAAGTACTGAGCCTTTCAGGCCAAACTGAGGCTTGACAAGCACTGTTTATTTTAAACCCATTTAATATGCCCTTGTACTTAACAGTGCCAGCAAGAGAGTGCTGCTGATCAACTGTCTCTCCTGGATCTGCTATTCTCATAATACTCTGAAGAAATGAAAGTCGATACTAGGGGAGCGATTCTCTCATGGAAATTCTCTGGGAGAAGCTGCTTGTGGTTTGTGGCTTCAGCGACTACATCTTCTTGTGTTCTCCTGTTCCTAAAGATACCCCTTTCTGCTAAAACCCAAGTAAACCGAAGGATTTGTGTGACAGCAGTCCAGAGATGTCTATAGGATCCTCCAGCCCACGGGTCGTAATGGCAAGTTTTTCTTGGTAGCATCGTAATTAATGGTTAGCAGTGCATTGATGTCGATACAGTGGGGTCTTGTACCTCAGTATCAATTTCCCAATTTAGAAGGCAAGGCACAAGAGTGGTCCATCCTTGTCATCTTCGgagaaataattaaagaagacacaCTCTTACCATTGCATGCTGCCGTTACATTTGTTCAGTCATGGAGCCTATGGGAATGACGATAACCCTGCAAAGGGAATGTGTCCTGTAGACTTGAAAAGACTGTGCCCCAGAAGTAGTGAAATTGGTAGAATCCATTAAAACTCCTGAATGTGAAAAAGATGTAAGTATTGTGACGAGTATGTGAAAATGTCACTTGGCGACAAAATGTATAAAAGGTCTTTCAATGCAATGTGGTCTGCTACCTGATGTCAACTGCCTGTCACATTAAGAGTTGGGCCTTCGTATGCCTATAGCTCAGTTCCTCATTGTTTATGTATTTCCTCCTTTGTATGGATAGCAGTAACTGAGAATGTTTTGTGCTTCAAATTTATTG is a window of Arvicola amphibius chromosome X, mArvAmp1.2, whole genome shotgun sequence DNA encoding:
- the LOC119804893 gene encoding X-linked lymphocyte-regulated protein 3C-like yields the protein MVSRLYFNTELKKNFLQGNSERFTAIITESFETLELKFEDVLKIQCEQRQKLYQEYSLQMKTLKRKLSEDAAEVKKHAKKLANIFKEQQKFIHQSLGVQKKRMEEFKDLCEQYLEKLVRLRDSRGDCLVEELRRLIATLEIKLLLLNCQQESAADQLSLLDLLFS